In Phocoena phocoena chromosome 19, mPhoPho1.1, whole genome shotgun sequence, a genomic segment contains:
- the HES7 gene encoding transcription factor HES-7 isoform X2 — translation MVTRDRAENRDSPKMLKPLVEKRRRDRINRSLEELRLLLLERTRDQNLRNPKLEKAEILEFAVGYLRERSRVEPPGVPRSPAQDAEALASCYLSGFRECLLRLAAFAHDASPAARAQLFSALQGYLRPKPPRPEPVDPRPQAPRPPLDPAASAPGPALHQRPPVHKGLPSPRCAWSPSPCSPRARDSGAPAPLTGLLPPPPPPPHRQDGAPKAPPPAFWRPWP, via the exons ATGGTCACCCGGGATCGAGCCGAGAATAGGGACAGCCCCAAG ATGCTGAAGCCGCTTGTGGAGAAGCGGCGCCGGGACCGCATCAACCGCAGCCTGGAAGAactgaggctgctgctgctggagcGGACCCGAGACCAG AACCTCCGGAACCCGAAGCTGGAGAAAGCAGAGATACTGGAGTTCGCCGTGGGCTACTTGAGGGAGCGAAGCCGGGTGGAGCCCCCGG GTGTTCCCCGGTCCCCAGCCCAGGACGCCGAGGCGCTAGCCAGCTGCTACTTGTCCGGCTTCCGCGAGTGCCTGCTTCGCCTGGCGGCCTTCGCGCACGACGCCAGCCCGGCCGCCCGAGCCCAGCTCTTCTCCGCGCTGCAAGGTTACCTGCGCCCCAAGCCGCCCCGGCCGGAACCGGTAGATCCGAGGCCCCAAGCGCCGCGCCCACCGCTGGACCCCGCCGCCTCAGCGCCTGGCCCCGCGCTGCACCAGCGCCCCCCAGTGCACAAGGGCCTCCCTAGCCCGCGCTGCGCATGGTCCCCGTCCCCCTGCTCCCCCCGAGCCAGGGATTCCGGCGCGCCGGCCCCCCTCACCGgactgctgccgccgccgccgccgccgcctcacAGACAAGACGGGGCGCCCAAGGCCCCGCCGCCCGCTTTCTGGAGACCTTGGCCCTGA
- the HES7 gene encoding transcription factor HES-7 isoform X1 produces MVTRDRAENRDSPKMLKPLVEKRRRDRINRSLEELRLLLLERTRDQNLRNPKLEKAEILEFAVGYLRERSRVEPPAAAASGVPRSPAQDAEALASCYLSGFRECLLRLAAFAHDASPAARAQLFSALQGYLRPKPPRPEPVDPRPQAPRPPLDPAASAPGPALHQRPPVHKGLPSPRCAWSPSPCSPRARDSGAPAPLTGLLPPPPPPPHRQDGAPKAPPPAFWRPWP; encoded by the exons ATGGTCACCCGGGATCGAGCCGAGAATAGGGACAGCCCCAAG ATGCTGAAGCCGCTTGTGGAGAAGCGGCGCCGGGACCGCATCAACCGCAGCCTGGAAGAactgaggctgctgctgctggagcGGACCCGAGACCAG AACCTCCGGAACCCGAAGCTGGAGAAAGCAGAGATACTGGAGTTCGCCGTGGGCTACTTGAGGGAGCGAAGCCGGGTGGAGCC ACCCGCGGCCGCGGCTTCAGGTGTTCCCCGGTCCCCAGCCCAGGACGCCGAGGCGCTAGCCAGCTGCTACTTGTCCGGCTTCCGCGAGTGCCTGCTTCGCCTGGCGGCCTTCGCGCACGACGCCAGCCCGGCCGCCCGAGCCCAGCTCTTCTCCGCGCTGCAAGGTTACCTGCGCCCCAAGCCGCCCCGGCCGGAACCGGTAGATCCGAGGCCCCAAGCGCCGCGCCCACCGCTGGACCCCGCCGCCTCAGCGCCTGGCCCCGCGCTGCACCAGCGCCCCCCAGTGCACAAGGGCCTCCCTAGCCCGCGCTGCGCATGGTCCCCGTCCCCCTGCTCCCCCCGAGCCAGGGATTCCGGCGCGCCGGCCCCCCTCACCGgactgctgccgccgccgccgccgccgcctcacAGACAAGACGGGGCGCCCAAGGCCCCGCCGCCCGCTTTCTGGAGACCTTGGCCCTGA